The proteins below come from a single Paracoccus sp. SCSIO 75233 genomic window:
- a CDS encoding pyridoxamine 5'-phosphate oxidase family protein: MQPAYARARQQKRAVYDEETIHAILDSNMVGHVGFIADDRPMVIPMAYARIGQVIYLHGASKTRITRLSDVPLCMEVTRLTGIVAARSGFHHSVNYESAVIHGQARKVTGDELGQSLDAILDHLLPGRSAEVRPMNAQERKATGVIALEIEHASAKIRTGPPVDDEEDHALPIWAGVIPVTTALGEAVRDGYCGEDIATAPSITAARRRFA; the protein is encoded by the coding sequence ATGCAACCCGCCTACGCCCGCGCACGCCAGCAGAAGCGCGCCGTATATGATGAGGAAACTATCCACGCCATTCTGGACAGCAACATGGTCGGCCATGTCGGTTTTATCGCCGATGACCGCCCGATGGTGATCCCCATGGCCTATGCCCGCATCGGTCAGGTGATCTATCTGCACGGGGCGTCCAAAACCCGGATCACGCGGCTGTCGGACGTGCCGCTGTGCATGGAGGTCACGCGGCTGACGGGCATTGTCGCGGCCCGGTCAGGATTTCATCATTCGGTCAATTACGAAAGCGCGGTCATTCATGGCCAGGCGCGAAAGGTCACCGGGGACGAGTTGGGCCAGTCGCTTGACGCGATCCTCGACCATCTTTTGCCCGGTCGCAGCGCCGAGGTGCGCCCGATGAACGCGCAGGAACGGAAAGCGACCGGGGTTATCGCGCTAGAGATCGAGCATGCCAGCGCCAAGATCCGCACGGGCCCGCCCGTAGATGATGAGGAAGATCATGCGCTGCCGATCTGGGCCGGGGTGATCCCGGTCACAACGGCGCTTGGAGAGGCCGTGCGCGACGGTTATTGCGGCGAGGACATCGCGACAGCACCCTCAATCACGGCGGCAAGGCGCAGATTTGCCTGA
- a CDS encoding epoxyqueuosine reductase QueH: protein MTDDLQRPILNPPGGEKKVLLHSCCAPCSGEVMEAMTASGIDYTIFFYNPNIHPHEEYLLRKDENIRFAEQHDIPFIDADYDSNNWFARAKGMEWEPERGIRCTMCFDMRFERTALFAHEHGFPVMTSSLGISRWKDIKQINGCGERAVKPYDGLEYWDYNWRKGGGANRMIEISKREEFYQQEYCGCVYSLRDTNRHRREVGRGPIEIGTMFYSSDETGGEDRS, encoded by the coding sequence ATGACCGACGATCTGCAAAGACCAATACTCAACCCGCCCGGCGGCGAAAAGAAGGTGCTGCTGCATAGCTGCTGCGCCCCCTGCTCGGGCGAGGTGATGGAAGCGATGACCGCGTCGGGGATCGATTACACGATCTTTTTCTACAACCCGAATATCCACCCGCATGAGGAATATCTGCTGCGGAAGGACGAAAATATCCGCTTTGCCGAACAGCATGATATTCCCTTTATCGACGCTGATTACGACAGCAACAACTGGTTCGCCCGCGCCAAAGGGATGGAGTGGGAGCCGGAGCGGGGCATCCGCTGCACCATGTGTTTCGACATGCGGTTCGAACGCACGGCGCTTTTTGCGCATGAGCACGGGTTCCCGGTCATGACCTCCAGCCTCGGCATTTCCCGCTGGAAGGATATCAAGCAGATCAATGGCTGCGGCGAACGCGCGGTCAAGCCTTATGACGGGCTCGAATACTGGGATTACAACTGGCGCAAGGGCGGCGGCGCAAACCGCATGATCGAGATTTCCAAGCGTGAGGAATTCTACCAGCAGGAATATTGCGGCTGCGTCTATTCCTTGCGCGACACCAACCGCCACCGGCGCGAGGTCGGCCGCGGTCCCATCGAGATCGGGACGATGTTTTACAGCAGTGATGAGACCGGGGGCGAAGACCGCTCCTGA
- a CDS encoding phospholipase D-like domain-containing protein, translating to MDGFTFTPGRNCWRVELAERFAVIVDGADYFRALREALLLAEDVITLVGWDFAFEIEMLPGESDQNGNAPDSFPNQMGPFLDALAEHRRELEIYLLKWSGGALIAPGGIIPTAQIKLLSPEQVHLGFDGRHPVGACHHQKIVVVDDSLAFCGGIDVTHGRWDERGHPPQNPLRADENGKVAQPWHDVATMMSGPAAAALGHLCRARWQRAQDNEIAPAFRPGRERWPDSISPDFTGIDIAIARTQPPEHDSPSVNEVERLYLDSIRTAKRFIYLESQYCCSDVIMAAIRRRLEEPDGPEIVIINPKAAQGVVEDEAMHVTRSRFIRELRRIDRHGRFRIMHPVNEGDEDIYVHAKVSIIDDCFLRVGSSNIDRRSMGFDTECDVAFLAANDGDRQRIRDIRNGLLAEHLDCEIGEVAREIERGGMISAIETLNSDRGRRLSPIRPRKRESLLGSFLADTQFFDPRYRRSAQARLGITSRHIMLGAAALAAGAYLLSRRRGR from the coding sequence ATGGATGGATTCACCTTCACGCCCGGACGGAATTGCTGGCGGGTCGAACTTGCCGAGCGTTTTGCGGTTATTGTCGATGGTGCAGATTACTTCCGTGCGCTGCGCGAGGCGCTGCTGCTGGCGGAGGATGTGATCACACTGGTCGGCTGGGACTTTGCCTTCGAAATCGAAATGCTCCCGGGCGAAAGCGATCAGAACGGCAATGCGCCGGACAGTTTTCCAAACCAGATGGGGCCTTTCCTCGATGCGCTTGCAGAACATCGGCGCGAACTGGAAATCTATCTTTTGAAATGGAGCGGCGGCGCGCTTATTGCACCGGGCGGCATCATTCCGACCGCGCAGATCAAGCTGCTGTCGCCGGAGCAGGTTCATCTGGGCTTCGACGGGCGGCATCCGGTCGGGGCCTGTCACCATCAGAAAATCGTCGTTGTCGATGACTCGCTTGCCTTCTGCGGCGGGATCGATGTCACACATGGCCGCTGGGACGAGCGGGGGCATCCGCCACAGAATCCGCTGCGGGCGGATGAGAATGGGAAGGTTGCCCAGCCCTGGCACGATGTCGCGACCATGATGTCAGGCCCGGCAGCGGCAGCCCTGGGACATTTGTGCCGCGCGCGCTGGCAACGTGCGCAGGACAATGAAATCGCGCCCGCATTCCGACCCGGGCGGGAACGCTGGCCGGACAGCATATCCCCCGACTTCACCGGCATCGACATCGCCATCGCCCGGACCCAACCCCCGGAGCACGACAGCCCGTCCGTGAATGAGGTCGAGAGGCTGTATCTCGACAGTATCAGGACGGCGAAGCGCTTCATCTATCTGGAGTCGCAGTATTGCTGCTCTGACGTGATTATGGCTGCCATCCGCCGGCGGCTGGAGGAGCCGGACGGGCCCGAAATCGTCATCATCAATCCCAAGGCGGCGCAAGGCGTTGTCGAGGATGAGGCGATGCATGTCACGCGCAGCCGCTTCATCCGTGAGTTGCGCCGCATCGATCGTCATGGGCGTTTTCGGATCATGCACCCGGTCAATGAGGGGGATGAGGATATTTACGTTCACGCCAAGGTGTCGATTATCGACGATTGCTTCTTGCGCGTCGGATCAAGCAATATCGACCGCCGCTCGATGGGGTTCGACACGGAATGCGACGTCGCGTTTCTTGCGGCGAACGATGGCGACCGGCAACGCATTCGCGACATCCGCAACGGGCTGCTGGCGGAGCATCTGGACTGTGAAATCGGCGAGGTCGCCCGGGAAATCGAACGCGGCGGTATGATTTCCGCCATCGAAACCCTGAATAGCGACCGGGGCCGAAGGCTGAGCCCGATCCGGCCGCGCAAACGGGAATCGCTGTTGGGCAGCTTCCTTGCGGACACGCAGTTTTTCGACCCGCGCTATCGCCGCAGCGCGCAGGCACGGCTTGGCATCACCTCGCGCCACATCATGCTGGGGGCGGCTGCGCTGGCTGCCGGGGCGTATCTTCTGTCGCGCAGGCGGGGGCGCTAA
- a CDS encoding LacI family DNA-binding transcriptional regulator, which yields MVDQSASAAVRLSDVARHAGVSAATVSRVLSRPEMVSKATRDLVMEAVAATGYRINHAARNLRMQRTGAIVALVPNLSNPFFARILAGMGQALAEAGYDLLVGDTLADGDRRGVLRRFLDPSRADGIILLDGQVTQTDLSTLPGAPPLVMACEWIEGASLPRVVLDNQQGTAMAARHLRELGHSRIGCIGGPEVNVLHTARLEGLQQELGAPPHCYPGDFTPQGGVLAATAWLAADPMQRPTGIVAFSDESAAGFMGELQRHGVRIPDEVSVVGFDGIDWVAHLPVPLTTIRQPKIDLGSTAARVLLDHMRGEAPLSTILAPELLIRASSGPVPTH from the coding sequence TTGGTCGATCAGTCCGCTTCCGCCGCAGTCCGGCTTTCCGATGTCGCGCGTCATGCAGGTGTGTCCGCGGCGACGGTCAGCCGTGTTCTGTCGCGCCCTGAAATGGTGTCCAAGGCGACACGGGATCTGGTGATGGAGGCCGTGGCGGCGACCGGTTATCGCATCAACCACGCCGCCAGAAACCTGAGAATGCAGCGCACCGGGGCCATCGTTGCGCTGGTGCCCAATCTGAGCAATCCGTTCTTTGCAAGGATACTGGCAGGTATGGGACAGGCGCTGGCCGAGGCCGGATATGATCTGCTGGTTGGCGACACGCTTGCCGACGGAGATCGCCGGGGTGTGCTGCGGCGGTTTCTGGACCCCTCGCGTGCGGATGGCATCATTCTGCTGGATGGGCAGGTCACGCAAACGGATCTTTCCACGCTGCCCGGCGCGCCACCGCTCGTGATGGCCTGTGAGTGGATCGAAGGCGCATCGCTGCCGCGCGTTGTTCTGGATAACCAGCAAGGCACCGCGATGGCTGCGCGGCATCTGAGGGAACTCGGCCATAGCCGGATCGGATGCATTGGCGGGCCGGAGGTGAATGTGCTGCATACCGCGCGGCTTGAAGGGCTACAGCAGGAACTCGGCGCGCCTCCCCATTGCTACCCGGGGGATTTCACCCCGCAGGGAGGGGTTCTGGCCGCGACCGCATGGTTGGCCGCCGATCCCATGCAGCGACCGACCGGCATCGTGGCGTTCAGCGATGAATCGGCTGCGGGGTTCATGGGCGAGTTGCAGCGTCACGGCGTCAGGATACCTGACGAGGTGTCGGTGGTTGGCTTCGATGGCATCGACTGGGTCGCGCATCTTCCTGTGCCGCTGACCACCATCCGCCAGCCGAAGATCGACCTTGGCAGCACCGCTGCGCGGGTTCTGCTGGATCATATGCGAGGCGAAGCACCGTTATCGACCATCTTGGCACCGGAACTGCTGATCCGCGCGTCCAGCGGGCCGGTCCCGACGCATTAG
- a CDS encoding sugar phosphate isomerase/epimerase, whose product MRTIKGPALFLAQFAGDEAPFNDWDSITRWAASLGYVGVQVPSGDSRLFDLEKAASSQDWCDEFIGIARQNGVEVTELSAHLQGQLVAVHPAYDSAFDAFTPEKLRGNPKARQEWAVDQVAKTLQASRLLGLDAMAAFSGALAWPYLYPWPQRAAGLVETAFEALAQRWRPLLDIAEENGVDICYEIHPGEDLHDGVTFEMFLDRVDHHPRANMLYDPSHYLLQQLDYVEHIDIYHDRIRMFHVKDAEFRPNGRQGVYGGFQGWVNRAGRFRSPGDGQVDFSQIFSKLAQYDFGGWAVVEWECALKHPEDGAREGAEFVKRHIIRTTPHAFDDFAAQAPDEAANRRSLGLEV is encoded by the coding sequence ATGCGGACCATCAAGGGGCCAGCCCTGTTTCTGGCGCAATTCGCCGGGGATGAGGCACCGTTCAACGACTGGGATTCCATCACCCGCTGGGCGGCTTCACTTGGCTATGTGGGCGTTCAGGTGCCAAGCGGCGATAGCCGGTTGTTCGATCTGGAGAAAGCGGCGAGTTCGCAAGATTGGTGTGACGAGTTTATCGGCATCGCACGCCAGAACGGTGTCGAGGTGACGGAACTTTCCGCCCATCTTCAGGGACAGCTTGTCGCCGTCCATCCCGCTTACGATTCGGCTTTCGACGCCTTCACGCCCGAGAAGCTGCGCGGAAACCCCAAGGCGCGGCAGGAATGGGCCGTCGATCAGGTCGCGAAAACGCTTCAGGCCAGCAGGCTGCTGGGGCTGGATGCGATGGCGGCGTTCTCCGGCGCCCTGGCCTGGCCGTATCTGTACCCCTGGCCGCAGCGGGCGGCAGGGCTGGTGGAAACCGCATTCGAGGCGCTCGCGCAGCGATGGCGGCCATTGCTGGACATTGCAGAGGAAAATGGCGTCGATATCTGCTACGAAATCCACCCCGGCGAGGATTTGCATGACGGGGTAACGTTCGAGATGTTCCTTGACCGGGTCGATCATCACCCGCGTGCAAATATGCTCTACGATCCGTCGCATTACCTGCTTCAGCAGTTGGACTATGTCGAACATATCGACATCTACCACGACCGCATCCGCATGTTCCACGTCAAGGATGCCGAGTTCCGTCCGAACGGGCGGCAGGGCGTGTATGGGGGGTTTCAGGGCTGGGTGAACCGCGCCGGTCGCTTCCGCAGCCCCGGCGACGGTCAGGTCGATTTTTCGCAAATCTTCTCGAAACTGGCGCAATATGACTTTGGTGGCTGGGCGGTCGTCGAATGGGAATGCGCGCTCAAGCACCCGGAAGACGGGGCAAGGGAGGGGGCGGAGTTCGTGAAACGCCATATCATCCGCACCACGCCCCATGCTTTCGATGACTTCGCGGCGCAGGCCCCGGACGAGGCCGCCAATCGCCGCAGTCTCGGGCTGGAGGTTTAG
- a CDS encoding Gfo/Idh/MocA family protein has translation MERIRLGMVGGGDGAFIGAIHRIAAQMDGQYDLVAGALSSDPDRAKASADRLGIARSYSDYREMAQAEAARADGIQAVSVVTPNHLHAPVSIAFLEAGISVICDKPLTATQEDAKALSDAVARSKARFFLTHNYCAHPMVREARAMVAEGALGKLRLIQAEYLQGWLSEDVQNKQASWRTDPAQSGAGAIGDIGTHAWQLAEFVTGQTPAELSTDLSSMVEGRRVDDDVRVALRYDSGAKGGIWVSQVAVGQEGGLSLRLFGTEGALEWRLQDAEALIFTGKDCQSQRLTRARDRSQSYRTPPGHPEGYLEAFANLYKDIADVIRGDETHLDRIPGIRDGMSGMAFIAAAQESSSRDGAWVRVAR, from the coding sequence ATGGAACGGATCAGGCTCGGCATGGTGGGCGGCGGTGATGGGGCATTCATCGGCGCAATCCACCGGATCGCCGCGCAGATGGACGGGCAATATGATCTGGTCGCAGGCGCATTGTCTTCGGACCCGGATCGCGCCAAAGCCTCCGCCGACAGGCTGGGCATCGCGCGCAGCTATTCGGATTATCGCGAAATGGCGCAGGCGGAGGCCGCGCGGGCGGACGGTATCCAGGCGGTTTCCGTCGTGACGCCGAACCATCTGCACGCGCCGGTCTCCATTGCGTTTCTTGAGGCGGGGATCAGCGTGATCTGCGACAAGCCCCTGACCGCAACGCAGGAGGATGCGAAGGCACTGTCCGACGCGGTCGCGCGCAGCAAGGCGCGGTTCTTTCTGACCCATAATTACTGCGCGCATCCGATGGTGCGCGAGGCGCGGGCAATGGTTGCCGAGGGCGCTTTGGGCAAGCTTCGGCTGATCCAGGCGGAATATCTGCAAGGCTGGCTGAGCGAAGACGTGCAGAACAAGCAGGCCTCGTGGCGCACTGACCCGGCACAGTCAGGCGCTGGCGCGATTGGCGACATTGGCACCCATGCGTGGCAATTGGCGGAGTTCGTCACGGGTCAGACCCCGGCTGAGCTCTCCACCGATCTGTCGAGCATGGTGGAGGGCCGCCGCGTCGATGACGATGTGCGCGTCGCGCTGCGCTACGACAGCGGCGCGAAAGGTGGCATCTGGGTCTCGCAGGTGGCGGTCGGACAGGAAGGCGGGCTGTCATTGCGGCTGTTCGGCACCGAAGGGGCGCTTGAATGGCGCTTGCAGGACGCCGAAGCGTTGATCTTCACCGGCAAGGATTGCCAGTCGCAGCGGCTGACGCGCGCCCGCGACCGGTCGCAATCCTATCGCACCCCGCCCGGCCACCCAGAGGGGTATCTGGAGGCCTTCGCCAATCTCTACAAAGATATTGCGGATGTGATCCGGGGCGATGAGACGCATCTGGACCGCATCCCCGGCATCCGTGACGGTATGTCCGGCATGGCATTTATCGCCGCCGCGCAGGAATCGTCATCCCGGGACGGCGCCTGGGTCAGGGTCGCGCGATGA
- a CDS encoding sugar ABC transporter ATP-binding protein, whose amino-acid sequence MTPILALDNVTKSFGPVEVLHGVDLALHGGEVHALIGENGAGKSTIMKILGGYLSASSGQVLLDGQPTPYRSGPEAEAQGVVVIHQEFNLVPDLTVAANIFLGRELTRGVRLDHAAMRDETAALLKRLDSAISPDARIRDLSVPDRQMVEIAKALSRKARVLIMDEPSAALTHREVDALYEQVNRLRSEGVALMFCSHRLDEVTHLADRITVLRDGSVVQQAVRGEMTEDGMATAMVGRELTDIFPAKDATPGEPLLEVEGLSVSGLVHDVSLTLRKGEVLGIAGLVGAGRTELAEAIVGLRPASGEIRVHGQPVGIRSPRDAMDARIAYLTEDRKEAGLLLTKALPQNLTLAALDKFGFRIDRKREADEMARARKEFDIRAASDEMEAGALSGGNQQKLLLAKTMLTDPEIVIIDEPTRGIDIGTKQQIYNFMRELARSGKGVIAISSELPEVIGLSDRVLVMRQGRIAGEVSGADITEENIVRLAMGLERQEEPA is encoded by the coding sequence ATGACGCCGATCCTTGCGCTCGACAACGTCACCAAAAGCTTCGGCCCGGTCGAGGTGCTGCACGGCGTCGATCTGGCGCTGCATGGGGGCGAGGTTCATGCGCTGATCGGCGAAAACGGCGCCGGTAAATCGACCATCATGAAGATCCTTGGCGGGTATCTTTCGGCAAGCTCGGGTCAGGTGCTTCTGGACGGCCAGCCCACCCCCTATCGCAGCGGACCGGAGGCCGAGGCACAGGGCGTGGTGGTGATCCATCAGGAATTCAACCTCGTTCCCGACCTGACAGTCGCGGCGAATATTTTTCTGGGCCGCGAACTGACACGGGGGGTCCGGCTGGACCATGCCGCAATGCGTGATGAAACCGCAGCGCTGTTAAAGCGGCTGGACAGCGCGATCAGCCCCGATGCCCGCATCCGCGATCTGTCCGTCCCCGACCGCCAGATGGTCGAGATCGCCAAGGCCCTGTCCCGCAAGGCGCGCGTCCTGATTATGGACGAACCCTCCGCCGCACTGACACATCGGGAGGTCGACGCGCTTTATGAGCAGGTGAACCGCCTGCGCAGCGAGGGCGTGGCGCTGATGTTTTGTTCGCACCGACTGGATGAGGTCACGCATCTGGCGGACCGGATTACCGTGCTGCGCGACGGCTCGGTCGTGCAGCAGGCTGTGCGCGGCGAGATGACCGAGGACGGCATGGCGACGGCAATGGTCGGTCGCGAATTGACCGATATTTTCCCGGCGAAGGACGCGACACCCGGCGAGCCGTTGCTTGAGGTCGAGGGGCTGAGCGTCAGCGGACTTGTGCATGATGTTTCGCTGACGCTGCGCAAAGGGGAGGTGCTGGGCATCGCCGGGCTGGTCGGCGCGGGCCGGACAGAGTTGGCCGAGGCGATTGTCGGCTTGCGTCCCGCGAGCGGAGAGATCCGCGTTCATGGCCAGCCGGTCGGCATCCGCAGCCCGCGCGACGCGATGGACGCGCGCATCGCCTATCTGACCGAGGATCGCAAGGAAGCCGGGCTGCTGCTGACCAAGGCCCTGCCGCAAAACCTGACGCTGGCGGCACTCGACAAATTCGGCTTCCGCATCGACCGCAAGCGCGAAGCAGATGAAATGGCCCGCGCCCGCAAGGAATTCGATATCCGCGCCGCCTCCGACGAGATGGAGGCGGGCGCGCTGTCCGGCGGCAATCAACAAAAACTGCTGCTCGCCAAGACCATGCTGACCGACCCCGAAATAGTCATCATCGACGAACCGACGCGCGGCATCGACATCGGCACCAAGCAGCAGATCTACAACTTCATGCGCGAGCTGGCCCGCAGTGGCAAAGGCGTCATCGCGATCTCTTCGGAATTGCCCGAGGTGATCGGCCTCTCCGACCGCGTGCTGGTCATGCGACAGGGCCGCATTGCCGGAGAGGTCAGCGGCGCAGACATCACCGAGGAAAATATCGTCCGCCTCGCCATGGGGCTGGAACGGCAGGAGGAACCCGCTTGA
- a CDS encoding ABC transporter permease has product MKRIDLHLLGPLIALIGLFILGALLNPAFLAPANLSNVLARSAFIGLIAVGMTFVITQGGLDLSVGSMAAFLAGITIMAMNALVGVTGENWGTILLGMGVALAGGAMAGYVNGALITKARIEAFIVTLGTMGIFRSLVTWLADGGTLSLDSGLRSIYRPVYYGGIGWITWPIITFAIVAVLGEWVMRHTRFGRHVEAIGSNDRVARYSAVDVARVRLLTYVLLGTLVGLATILYVPRLGSASGSTGVLWELEAIAAVIIGGTALKGGRGRVWGTVVGVLILSMIDNILNLTDLVSPYLNGAIQGVIIVLAVVLQREKRAAE; this is encoded by the coding sequence TTGAAACGTATCGACCTGCATCTGCTCGGGCCGCTGATCGCGCTGATTGGGCTGTTCATCCTCGGCGCGCTGCTGAACCCTGCCTTTCTGGCACCGGCCAACCTGTCCAACGTGCTGGCGCGGTCTGCCTTTATCGGGCTGATCGCGGTCGGCATGACCTTTGTGATCACACAGGGCGGGCTGGACCTGTCGGTCGGGTCGATGGCCGCTTTCCTTGCCGGGATCACCATCATGGCGATGAATGCGCTTGTCGGGGTCACGGGCGAGAACTGGGGCACGATCCTGCTGGGCATGGGCGTCGCACTCGCCGGGGGGGCGATGGCCGGATATGTGAACGGCGCGCTGATTACCAAGGCCCGAATAGAGGCGTTCATCGTCACGCTTGGCACAATGGGGATTTTCCGCAGCCTCGTGACCTGGCTGGCCGATGGCGGCACGCTGAGCCTCGATTCCGGACTGCGCAGCATCTACCGCCCGGTCTATTACGGCGGCATCGGCTGGATCACCTGGCCGATCATCACCTTCGCCATTGTCGCCGTTCTGGGCGAGTGGGTCATGCGCCACACCCGTTTTGGCCGCCATGTCGAGGCCATCGGCTCGAATGACCGCGTCGCACGCTATTCCGCCGTGGATGTGGCGCGGGTGCGGCTGCTGACCTATGTGCTGCTGGGCACGCTCGTCGGGCTGGCGACGATCCTTTATGTCCCGCGCCTCGGTTCCGCCTCCGGCTCGACCGGCGTGCTGTGGGAACTGGAGGCGATTGCCGCCGTCATCATCGGCGGCACCGCGCTGAAAGGCGGGCGGGGCCGGGTCTGGGGCACAGTCGTGGGCGTGCTGATCCTGTCGATGATCGACAACATCCTTAACCTGACGGATCTGGTCAGCCCCTATCTCAACGGGGCGATTCAGGGCGTCATCATCGTTCTTGCTGTCGTGCTGCAGCGGGAAAAACGCGCCGCAGAGTAA
- a CDS encoding ABC transporter substrate-binding protein, translating to MKRRNLLKLPMAAAALSLIASGALAQDETTVIGVSIPSATHGFMGGLNWHAQDTIDRLEATYDNLDFVLSTAGDPGKQVSDIEDMLATRNIDALVVLPFESEPLTDPVKMVKEEGKFVTVVDRGLAEDGIEDLYVAGDNTAFGRVAGEYFRDNLDAGAKIVVLRGIPTTLDNERVDAFQAALEGSDKEILDMQHGNWNRDDAFNVMQDYLAKYPEIDAVWAADDDMAIGVLEAIAQAGREDEMVVVGGAGMKEIVSRIMESDPQLPVNVTYPPALISSAIEMTALNFVSNAPMTGRYIISSQLITPENAEQYYFPDSPF from the coding sequence ATGAAACGTCGCAATCTGCTGAAGCTGCCAATGGCCGCTGCCGCGCTGTCCCTGATCGCGTCGGGCGCGTTGGCGCAGGATGAAACGACCGTGATCGGGGTGTCGATCCCGTCGGCCACGCATGGGTTCATGGGCGGGCTGAACTGGCACGCACAGGACACGATTGACCGGCTTGAGGCCACTTACGATAACCTTGATTTCGTGCTGTCCACGGCGGGCGATCCGGGCAAGCAGGTGTCGGATATCGAGGATATGCTGGCCACGCGCAATATCGACGCGCTCGTCGTGCTGCCCTTTGAGTCCGAACCGCTGACCGATCCGGTGAAGATGGTCAAGGAAGAGGGCAAATTCGTCACCGTCGTTGACCGTGGGCTGGCGGAAGACGGGATTGAGGACCTGTATGTCGCGGGCGACAATACCGCATTTGGTCGCGTCGCAGGTGAGTATTTCCGCGACAATCTGGATGCGGGCGCAAAGATCGTCGTGCTGCGCGGCATCCCGACCACGCTGGATAACGAGCGTGTCGATGCGTTTCAGGCCGCACTTGAGGGCTCCGACAAGGAGATACTCGACATGCAGCACGGCAATTGGAACCGCGACGACGCATTCAACGTGATGCAGGATTATCTGGCGAAGTACCCCGAGATCGACGCGGTCTGGGCCGCCGATGACGACATGGCCATCGGCGTGCTGGAAGCCATCGCACAGGCAGGCCGCGAGGACGAAATGGTCGTGGTCGGCGGGGCCGGTATGAAAGAGATCGTCAGCCGCATCATGGAAAGCGACCCGCAACTGCCGGTGAACGTGACCTATCCCCCGGCGCTGATCTCCTCCGCCATCGAGATGACAGCGCTGAATTTCGTGTCAAACGCGCCGATGACTGGTCGTTATATCATCAGCAGCCAGCTTATCACGCCGGAGAACGCCGAGCAGTACTACTTCCCCGACAGCCCGTTCTGA
- a CDS encoding O-antigen ligase produces MSQADILAEEIPALPAGAGKITWRADLFLAVVTVFLSPINYLRPDFVYVTLSDVFAVATLLVMFVQGRLPLHPFGRAATCWYLSVFLLAFGLLIGSAFNGDIVSGITVTVQYCFSLLIMPALFLRRERAEVMLLLKIYVLSMVVVMIHGAYVVEFTPDDFRFVTPNGRLASLVERENGAATLTAVAIMFNFWLFLTREIRFVLFLAFLAPLGWGLLLTGSNTGFFLTGLGFVSLALFSRDLRLIAGVIVGGAGFLMILYNWGEFFLPEIFMKRVFGALESGDLGQAGTFSDRLFLIREALGITKHTLFLGLGADQYRTISAHEAPVHSTYLLLFAEGGFVSLLGHFGLMLSGILVAWPVWFSRETRMYGALTFTTIIMFALVQNGLPHVYARFWVVPWFLALAASLSPEAEAGSGDVN; encoded by the coding sequence ATGAGCCAGGCGGATATTCTGGCCGAAGAAATACCTGCCCTGCCCGCCGGGGCGGGTAAAATCACATGGCGCGCGGATCTGTTTCTCGCGGTTGTCACCGTGTTTCTGTCCCCGATCAATTATCTGCGCCCCGATTTCGTCTATGTGACGCTCAGCGACGTTTTTGCGGTCGCGACGCTGCTGGTGATGTTTGTTCAGGGGCGTTTACCGCTGCATCCGTTCGGGCGCGCGGCGACCTGCTGGTATCTGAGCGTCTTTCTGCTCGCCTTCGGGCTGCTGATTGGCTCTGCCTTCAATGGCGATATCGTGTCCGGGATCACGGTCACGGTTCAATATTGCTTCTCCCTTCTGATCATGCCCGCCCTTTTTCTGCGGCGTGAGCGTGCAGAGGTGATGCTGCTGCTGAAGATCTACGTTCTGTCTATGGTCGTGGTGATGATACACGGCGCATATGTCGTGGAGTTCACGCCGGATGATTTCCGCTTCGTGACCCCGAACGGTCGACTGGCATCCCTTGTCGAGCGGGAAAACGGTGCTGCCACGCTTACCGCTGTGGCCATCATGTTCAACTTCTGGCTGTTTCTGACGCGCGAGATCAGGTTCGTTCTGTTCCTAGCCTTCCTTGCGCCGCTGGGCTGGGGCCTCTTGCTCACCGGCTCGAATACCGGGTTCTTTCTCACCGGGCTTGGCTTTGTGTCGCTGGCGCTGTTCAGCCGGGATCTTCGCCTTATCGCGGGGGTCATCGTCGGCGGTGCCGGGTTTTTGATGATCCTCTATAATTGGGGCGAGTTCTTTCTGCCCGAGATATTCATGAAGCGGGTCTTTGGCGCGCTTGAATCCGGGGATCTTGGGCAGGCAGGCACATTCTCGGACCGGTTGTTTCTGATCCGCGAGGCGCTTGGGATAACCAAGCATACCCTGTTCCTCGGCCTTGGCGCGGACCAGTATCGGACGATCAGCGCGCATGAGGCACCGGTCCACAGCACTTATCTGCTTTTATTCGCGGAAGGCGGCTTCGTCAGCCTGCTTGGGCATTTCGGGCTGATGCTGTCGGGCATTCTGGTTGCCTGGCCGGTCTGGTTCTCGCGGGAAACCCGAATGTATGGCGCATTGACCTTCACCACGATCATCATGTTTGCGCTGGTGCAGAACGGGCTGCCGCATGTCTATGCGCGGTTCTGGGTCGTGCCTTGGTTCCTCGCGCTTGCCGCAAGCCTGTCGCCGGAGGCGGAAGCTGGTTCAGGCGACGTGAACTAG